A single region of the Streptomyces sp. NBC_00425 genome encodes:
- a CDS encoding glutamine synthetase family protein — protein MADGEEQGTEPAPGLTTSDPRNQLRKDVGSGEITRVLLAVPDMYSRLKGKVLDAEVLLERMGSAAEMCAYILATDLDMTPLDDYDLTGWKQGYGDLAVKADLGTVRMLPYQVGTAVVVGDALNHDGSPVEVAPRNVLRRQLERLSDVGYHVSLGIESEFLLLAGTPDKIRRAGYRDLRPAWPRNLDYALGHPPKISDFFRDLHSDLRLAGIPVEAIKTEGAAGQVEVTFAHGDPMAACDAYPVFRLITDDLAQRHGMTPVWMATPFTGTGSGLHLHVSLWSANGTAFTYHRGQDLPPAMERAIAGLISGMPSLSPLYAPFTNSYKRFRPHTFAPTRHTWGFDNRGCAVRITGVGKGAHLEIRLPGADANPYLALAASCASITHGFQDQPELTDPCHGDAYTALAVPIAATLTEGSAYFSGGKVPLAAFGETVVRHFTRAARAETQRERTQVTDIEREYGIGHG, from the coding sequence GAGCCAGCCCCCGGTCTGACGACTTCAGACCCGAGGAACCAGCTGCGCAAAGACGTCGGCAGCGGGGAGATCACCAGAGTCCTCCTGGCCGTGCCGGACATGTACAGCCGGCTCAAGGGCAAGGTGCTCGACGCCGAGGTGCTCCTTGAGCGGATGGGCTCTGCAGCGGAGATGTGCGCCTACATCCTGGCGACCGACCTCGACATGACCCCGCTCGACGACTACGACCTCACCGGCTGGAAGCAGGGCTACGGCGATCTCGCCGTCAAGGCAGACCTGGGCACCGTGCGGATGCTGCCCTACCAGGTTGGGACTGCCGTCGTCGTAGGCGACGCCCTCAACCACGACGGTTCGCCGGTCGAGGTGGCGCCCCGTAACGTGCTCCGCCGCCAGTTGGAACGTCTCTCCGACGTCGGGTACCACGTCTCTCTGGGCATCGAGTCCGAGTTCTTGCTCCTGGCGGGGACGCCGGACAAGATCCGCCGCGCCGGTTATCGCGACCTGCGCCCGGCCTGGCCCCGCAACCTCGACTACGCCCTCGGACATCCTCCGAAGATCAGCGACTTCTTCCGCGACCTCCATTCCGATCTTCGCCTGGCCGGGATCCCGGTCGAAGCGATCAAGACTGAGGGGGCGGCTGGCCAGGTGGAGGTCACCTTCGCCCACGGGGACCCGATGGCGGCCTGCGATGCGTACCCCGTCTTTCGCCTGATTACAGACGACCTCGCCCAACGTCACGGAATGACACCCGTCTGGATGGCCACGCCGTTCACCGGGACCGGCAGCGGGCTGCACCTGCACGTGTCTCTGTGGTCGGCCAACGGAACCGCCTTCACCTATCACCGCGGTCAGGACCTGCCCCCAGCGATGGAACGGGCCATCGCCGGCCTCATCTCCGGCATGCCATCCCTGTCCCCTCTGTACGCGCCGTTCACCAACTCGTACAAGCGGTTCCGGCCGCATACCTTCGCCCCGACCCGTCACACCTGGGGCTTCGACAACCGAGGCTGCGCCGTACGAATCACCGGCGTCGGTAAGGGTGCCCACCTGGAGATCCGCCTGCCCGGGGCCGACGCCAACCCCTACCTCGCCCTCGCCGCATCCTGCGCCTCCATCACGCACGGTTTCCAAGACCAGCCCGAGTTGACCGACCCCTGCCACGGCGACGCCTACACCGCCCTCGCCGTCCCGATCGCCGCCACGCTTACCGAAGGCTCCGCCTACTTCAGCGGAGGCAAGGTACCGCTCGCCGCATTCGGCGAGACCGTCGTACGCCACTTCACCCGCGCCGCCCGAGCCGAAACCCAACGGGA